In Brachypodium distachyon strain Bd21 chromosome 2, Brachypodium_distachyon_v3.0, whole genome shotgun sequence, one genomic interval encodes:
- the LOC106866012 gene encoding protein FAR1-RELATED SEQUENCE 5-like: protein MASQRKITEIQAFDIETAEDSGIMPKAAHEFACRQVGGPLNLGYTCRDQKNHLRSKRQRELAFGQAGTMLKYFHDKIVENPSFQYALQLDCEEHITNIFWADAKMVLDYAHFGDVVTFDTTFGTNKEYRPFGIFLGLNQFREITIFGAALLFDETCDSFTWLFETFLATHNGRQPRTIYTDQDVAMGKAIGKVFTESYHGLCTFHIMQNAVKHLCPVKGEGKDEGKEKDEGGDEDEESHILTDFSDCMYGYEEKEEFEEAFDNMRQKVQKQTWLDSIYKLKEKWAECYMRDVFSLGVRSTQLSESFNNSLKNHLKSYFHIVRFLMHFERTMEVKRRAELQSEFESRKKLPRIKMHTPMLVLASKEYTPIIFEAFQSEYERSMAACTRVLDGNYKFAIAIGSLHGDLKFEEERIVTGDPLTNSFL, encoded by the coding sequence ATGGCATCACAAAGGAAAATTACTGAAATTCAAGCTTTTGACATAGAGACTGCTGAGGATTCTGGAATTATGCCAAAAGCTGCACATGAGTTTGCTTGTCGTCAAGTTGGTGGACCACTTAACCTCGGCTACACTTGTCGTGACCAAAAGAATCATTTGCGAAGCAAGCGGCAGCGGGAGTTAGCTTTTGGACAGGCCGGTACTATGTTGAAGTATTTCCATGACAAAATTGTTGAGAACCCATCTTTCCAATATGCTTTGCAGTTGGATTGTGAAGAGCATATAACCAACATATTCTGGGCTGATGCTAAAATGGTTCTTGACTATGCACACTTTGGTGATGTCGTGACATTTGATACTACTTTTGGCACAAACAAAGAATATAGGCCATTTGGTATCTTTCTTGGGCTCAATCAGTTCAGAGAAATCACCATTTTTGGAGCTGCACTACTATTTGATGAAACATGTGACTCATTTACATGGCTTTTTGAGACTTTTCTTGCTACACATAATGGAAGACAACCTAGAACTATTTATACAGATCAAGATGTAGCAATGGGAAAAGCTATAGGGAAAGTCTTTACGGAATCGTATCATGGATTGTGCACCTTTCATATAATGCAGAATGCTGTCAAACATTTATGTCCAGTGAAGGGTGAAGGGAAAGATGAAGGGAAAGAGAAAGATGAGGGAggagatgaagatgaagagtcTCATATCCTCACTGATTTTAGTGATTGTATGTATGGCTatgaggaaaaagaagaatttGAAGAAGCATTTGACAATATGAGGCAAAAAGTGCAGAAGCAAACTTGGTTAGATAGCATCTACAagttgaaagaaaaatgggCTGAATGTTATATGAGAGATGTGTTCAGTTTGGGAGTGAGAAGTACACAACTTAGTGAGAGCTTCAATAATTCATTGAAAAACcatctaaaatcatatttccATATTGTTCGGTTCTTGATGCATTTTGAGAGGACAATGGAGGTAAAAAGAAGAGCAGAATTGCAATCTGAATTTGAGTCAAGGAAGAAGTTACCAAGAATCAAGATGCACACACCTATGTTGGTGCTAGCAAGCAAAGAGTACACTCCAATTATTTTTGAAGCTTTCCAAAGTGAATATGAAAGATCCATGGCTGCATGCACTAGAGTATTAGATGGAAACTACAAATTTGCTATTGCTATTGGGAGTTTGCATGGTGATTTAAAGTTTGAGGAGGAGCGCATAGTGACAGGTGATCCTTTGACAAACAGTTTCTTGTAG